The genome window ATTTAGGCGTACCAACGGGCACTCCACCAAGAGTCGCAATTCGCTCTGCAATTGTATCTGTCATTTCGCGCACAATGTCTACTTGTGGGTCTATCATTTCGTGTACGCCAATAAAGTTAGGTCCTACTACGTTCCAGTGAATATGCTTTAAAGTAAGCTGTAAATCTATCAATGCAACCATGCGGTTATCTAGCGTAGCTATTGTTTTTTGAGCTGATTCGTCACTCATACCTGGCGCGGTAAATTTAGTTGTTTTGTTTGATTCGTTATTGTTACTCATAATTTCTCCTACTTAAGTAATGTGTTGCTCATATAATATGTTGCGTTATGAGCATGACTTAAACCTAATGAAGCAACTGTTATGCCGTAAGCTGATTGTTTTTAAAAGTGATTTAAAAACATGTGGTTATGTTTTTATTTAAGATTTTAGAGGCTGGAGGGGGGATTGAATTTTTGAAAAGCCTGCATACATTTGTAAAATCTGCAGACTTTAATTTAATAACGCTTAAGTGTATTTAAACTTTGGCTATATATTCGTGCGCTTTTAAAACATCGAGCGACACTATTTCTAATGATTTTTTATTTGTAGCTTCAAGTACCACTGGTGGCGCAACGTTTGCTGAAATAGCATGAAGCCATCTTAGCGCACACAAGCACCATTTATCACCGGCTTTTAAACCTTCAAAATCGTAAAGAGGGTTTGGGCTTATTAAGTCGTTACCTTGTGATTTTGAAAATTTTAAAAACTCGTCAGTCATAATTGCACACACACTGTGATTGCCAAGATCTGATTCTGGTACATAACAAAATCCTTCACGTGTGTAGCCACCATTACCGCAACATAGTTTTAAACGTGTGCCAAGTACATTAAATTGATTCGCCATGAAATACCTTAGTTTGTGGTGTTTAATAAATTTACTCTATCAGGAGTAACTCGCTTGAGATAGCTATAAAACTTAAAAGAAGGAAGGTCTACACAAACTTAAGCCCGCAGCAAAATTGCGGGCTTAGTATTATTTATTTAATACGCAACGCCATACAATCGCTATGGCCGTTTATGATCATGCTTTTATCAACACGCACGCCACCACCAGAGTATTTACCGGCGGCTGTAAAACTACATATTTGTACAAAGTAATCATCTACTTTAGGCAGTGCAAATAGCTGTTGATATATTTGGTCTTGCTCGGCAAAGTGCCCCATTGTTTTTTCAATAACTTGCTGCTGTTCATCAACAAGTTGAATATTAGCGCCACAGCGTCCTACTATTGGTTTAACTACATAACCGGTTTGTAATAACTCGTCGTTAAGCTCAAACGCGGTATTAAGTAAATATTTATGATTAGGGAATAAGCTCCACAGTATTGGCAAAATAGCTTTGTTACTTGGAATTAATGTCCACAGCGGTTCAAACACCATCACGTTTTTACGCAGTAATACATCGACTAAGCGTGGCGTTTCACCAGCTTTGAATTGTGGTTCAAAGTTATCACCTAATGATTGGTCGGCTTCGCATTCTTCACGAATTTGATCAAGTGCGGTTTCCCACGACCACGTTTTCCACACGTAACTCAGTTGTGCGCCGTCTTCATCTACTATGTTGCCTGATTCATTCCAGCGAAGTGTGCTTAAGCCAATTACTAACTTACACTCAAAGCCCGCGGCTTCAATGGCTTCTTTCATAAATAATGCGTGGTAATGCTCTTCTGGTTCATCATCTTGAAGAATATGAACAAGACCTTTTACTTCACTTTTACGCCATGCTTTTACGAGATCTTTAAATAAATTTTGGCCTGCATCTACACCTGTTTTAACACCAAAGTGTTTTGCCCATTTACCCTGAACTTTGCCGCTTTCCATGTAACACGATGCCGAATCGCAATTGTATTCGTAAACTTTTAAACCTGCTGCTGTTAAAGCAAAGTCAAACCGACTGGTAATTAATTGGTTTAAGCGGTTATCCCACGATTGGCGAATTTTATTAATCACAACATCGGGTAAATTAAACTTTTTTAATAACTCAGGGTGCTGCAGTACATAGTCGGTTGCATGCATAAATAAGCCATGCAGCTCATTTGTTGCATGCTCAATGCTTTGCTGCGCCGTTTGAGATATCGCAAAGTAATTATGTTGATCCTCAGCTACTGATGTAAGTTTATGGCCTTGCATCATTTCTACGTAGGCAGCTTCATCGTCATTCGCAATATTTAACCATGACTTGTTTGCTTGGCCTGTATCTACTGCTTTATGGGCTTTTATAATAAATAAATCAGTGTTTAGCTCAGACGTTGGCTCAGCATATTCTGTTTCATCAGTTTGTGTCATCCAGCCTAAAATAGTGGCGTCGCTGTAAGAGCACTCAATCCAATAGTCGCCATCTTTGGTTACTTTTGCTTTTAGCTCACGACACCAGCTTTGATCTTTTGGCCATATTTGATGTCCTACATTTTGCTCAGCAAGGCGTATTTTATCTTCGTGCACTTCAACAACGACAGCAACATGGCCTGTTTCTTCAAACTCGCCGCCTTCCTCCCAAATAAGTAAACTACCTACTTGAGGATGATATTTAGCACCATTTTTAAACGCGTTTAGTGGCAATCTGTTTTGGCTATTTACATCGCGCACAGAACGCAGCTCAAAAATATCGTAAGCCATAGCAATATCATCAAAAATATAGCTATGGTTGAGATACATCCATCGACGTGCAAACTCAACGCATTGCCATTTATAGCCCATGTAAATGCCATCAAGGTAACTACGATAGGCGCTACGATTAGGATAAATACTTTCGTCAGCCGTATCATAATCAGATGAGTAAACAGCAACATTACCAGGTGCATAACCTAATAAGGTACCAAAATCACTAGCAGGAGCAGAAGATTTCATAAACAAAGATGTTCAAAATAAAGGTGTGATAATTTGCTGACTATATGAGCGAAACTGCGTTATAGCAAGATATAACTGGGTTTAATTTTTAATTAAATATTGGCGCTAAATAGGGCTTAAAATTATATTTTATCAATCCATAGTTTTAAAAGCAGTAGTTAAAAAATCCCTCCTTCAAAGCGCTTATACATGTAAAACTGAACCTATATTCGTACTTTAGTTAATTTTTTGTTAAACTGTTGCGCTTGGTATAGTTGAAACTAGTTAAAACTAATTAAAAGTTTTTAAAACAGGAAAAACAATGGAAGACATAATAAACAACATTGATATTAATCAATATTTACCCGCTGCAATTACGTGGGCAACCAACATATTACTAGCGATTGCAATTTTGCTTGCGGGCTTATGGTTAGCGGGCAAAGTACGCAATTTAATTATTGGCTTATGCCATAAATACACTCATCTTGATGACACGCTTTTTCGCTTTTTAGGCAGCATGGCTCGATACATCATATTAGCGTTCGTTATTATTGCTGTGTTAAATCGCTTTGGTGTACAAACAGCCTCTATTATTGCTTTGCTAGGTGCTGCGGGACTTGCTATAGGCTTGGCGTTACAAGGTGCAATGTCGAACCTTGCAGCAGGCGTTATGCTACTAGTTTTCAGACCTTATAAAGTGAATGACTTTATTGAGGCAGCAGGGCGTTTTGGTAAAGTAACAGAAGTAGATATGTTTACTACTATTTTACAAACGTTCGATAACCAACAGGTTATTATTCCAAATAGTCAAATTTGGGGCGCGCAAATTATAAACCATTCACATCATCCAATTCGTGGTGTGGATATGCATTTTGGTGTTGCTTACGGTGAAGATACAACGGCTGTACGTAAAGTTATAGATGCCGTACTTGCAGCGCACCCACACATACTAAAAGATCCAGCTCCTTTTGTTGAAGTAGAAACTCTTAACAACAGCTCAGTAGACTTTTTAGTAAGACCTTTTTGTAAGGGCGAGCATTACTTCGATATTCTTTATACGGTGCCAGAGTTAATTAAAAAAGCACTGGATGAAAACAACATCGAAATACCTTTCCCACATCGTAAAGTTATTTTAGTTAACGAAAGCAAAGATTAACTAAATTTAAAACGATTTAAACCTAAGGGCACTTTTAAGTGCTCTTTTTTTGTGTGAAAAAGTTACATACCTGTGTAACCTTTTCTTTTATAAACCACTTCAAATACTACATTGTTATCTGTACAGCCCTTTTTTACTAGGTTGGATGGCTGGTCTTTATTTTGCATTTGCATAGTCGCTTTTAGCTTTAAAGCTCATAAAAACTATTGACCCATTAAATCAAACTGTATGAAGGACTAAACATGGCTGAATCATTTAAATACGCAGGTAATAAAGGGCATGGCGGTGAATTGCATCAAAAAGCGTCGGATGAACACCCTACCATGACCACCGCGCAGGGCTGCCCTGTAAGTGACGATCAAAATTCATTACGTGCTGGAAAGCGTGGCCCAGGATTATTAGAAGATCACATAATGCGCGAGAAGATCTTTCACTTTGATCACGAACGCATTCCTGAGCGAGTAGTGCATGCACGAGGTTACGGGGCACATGGGTACTTTGAAACTTACGACACGCTTGAAGATTTAACCTGTGCAGATATTTTTCAGCGAAAAGGTGAAAAAACCCCAGTATTTACTCGTTTCTCTACAGTTGCAGGTAATAAAGGGTCTCCAGATTTAGCACGTGATGTACGTGGTTTTGCGGTAAAATTTTATACCCAAGAAGGAAACTGGGATTTAGTGGGAAACAATATACCGGTATTCTTTATTCAAGATGCGATGAAGTTTCCAGATTTAGTTCATTCAGCTAAAGCCGAGCCAGATCGTGGTTTTCCGCAAGCGCAAACAGCACATGATAACTTTTGGGATTTTGTGAGCTTATCGCCTGAGTCAATGCACATGGTTATGTGGGCAATGTCTGATAGAGCTATTCCGCGCTCTTTACGCTTTATGGAAGGTTTTGGCGTTCATACCTTTAAATTTATTAATGCCAAAGGTGAAGAGAAATTTGTTAAATTTCATTGGAAACCAAAAGGCGGCATGCAATCAGTTGTGTGGAACGAGGCGCTTAAATTAAACGGCGCGGACCCTGATTTTCATCGCAGAGATATGTGGGAATCTATTGGTAATGGCGACTTCCCTGAGTGGGAGCTAGGTGTACAGGTGTTTGATCAGCAATTTGCTGATGAATTTGAATTTGATGTTTTTGATGCCACTAAGCTTATACCTGAAGAGCAAGTACCAGTGCAAATTGTTGGCCGTATGGTGCTTGACCGTGTTGTAGACAACTTTTTTGCAGAAACAGAGCAAGTAGCATTTTGTACTCAAAACATTGTACCGGGGCTCGACTTTACACCCGACCCGCTACTGCAAGGTCGTAACTTTTCATACTTAGATACTCAAACTAAGCGTTTAGGTGGTCCTAACTTTACGCATATTCCGGTTAATGCGCCTAAGTGCCCAATGAGGCATTTTCAGCAAGATGGGCACATGGCGATGCAAAATCCTAAAGGACGTGTTAACTATGAGCCAAACTCATGGAGCGCAGGCGAAAATAATCCTCGTGAATGCCCTGTGCACGGGTTTAAAAGCTCATCAGAGCAAATGAGTGGGGATAAGCTACGTTATCGTTCAGACACATTCAGCGATCATTACAGTCAAGCTCGTCAGTTTTACTTAAGCCAAACAGAGGTAGAGCAGGCGCATATTCAATCTGCGTACGTGTTTGAGCTGTCTAAAGTTGAGCATCTGCCAATACGAGAACGTTTGGTATCGCACTTGTTAAATATTGACGAAACCCTCGCAAATAAAGTTGCCGAAGGACTTGGCTTGCAAGAAATGCCAGACCCAGCTGAAGCTGCTATGCCAACACGTAAAGACTTACCTGTATCTGATGCGTTAAGTATTTTGAAAAATGCGCCCAACACCTTCAAAGGCCGTAAATTAGGTGTTTTAGTAAGTGATGGCTTTAATGTAGACATTTTTGAATCGGTTATCAATGCACTTAAAAGTGAAGGTGCAAACTTTGAAATTATTGCCCCACAAGTTGGCGGTGCTAAATGTAGTAAGGGTAAGCACTTTGAAGCCGATCAGGTTATTAATGGTGGTCCGTCGGTTTTATACGATGCAGTATTTGTACTCACCACTGAAGAGGGAGCCGAAAAACTAGCAGCTATTGCAGAAGCTAAAGACTTTGTAAGTGATGCGTATGCACATATGAAATACATAGGTTTTACAAGTGAGGCTAAGCCTTTATTTAAAGCGGCTGGCCTTGATGAAAAAGCAGATGATGGTTGGATAGATTTAGAGGCACATTCAGCCGATAAATTTATAAATACATTGCGTAATTTAAGATATTGGAAACGCTAGTAAGCTCAATAATTAAAAAACCACAGCATGTAATTGTTGTGGTTTTTTTTAGCTCACCTAGTTAAGGTATTAGTTCAAGCCAACAATAAAAAAATTGGATATATTATGAAGCTTAATGGGGCTTGTCACTGTGGCAAAGTGGTATTTACGGTCAACTCAAAACACCCTTATCCTTACAATTTATGTTACTGCTCTATATGCCGTAAAACCGCAGGGAGCGGCGGGTTTGTTATTAATTTAAACGCGCAATTCAGCACGCTTGAGGTTACAGGGCGTGAACACATAACTATTTATCATGCAAAAATAGGCGATAAAATCAGCCCTGCAGAGCGTCATTTTTGTAAGCATTGTAGTGCTAACTTGTGGTTATACGATGCACGTTGGCCTGAGCAAGTTCACCCCTTTGCTGGTGCAATAGATAGTGAGTTACCCATACCGCCAGAGCGCACTCATTTAATGCTTGGTAGTAAAGCAAATTGGGTAAATGCGCCCATTAATGAAGGTGACAAGCAATTTGAAGAATACCCTGATGAAAGTATTGCTGCTTGGCATAAGCGTTTAAACCTCGAAAAGTAACGCAATTTTTTGTATGAGCTAAGCTTAAATTTAGGGGCAATTAAACGCATATTTAGTTTATTAAATATTAAAAATCACCGCGTAAGTAAAGGAGAATATTATGGCAGTCTCAGCAATACCAAAAGGGTTTCATTCAGTTACACCTTATTTAATTATGAATGACGCACAAAAAGCGATAGATTTTTATTGTGATGCATTTAGTGCTGAACACGTAATGCAAATGCCTTTACCTGATGGTGGAATAGCCCATGCAGAAATAATAATTGGTGATTCGCATATTATGCTTTCAGATAATGGTTCTGAAGAGCATTTAAAAAGCCCAAAAGAGCTCGGTGGTACAGCGCTAAGCCTTATGCTTTATGTTGAAGATGTTGATACCGTATTTAAAAAAGCAATTGAGCTTGGTGCAACAGAAATAAGACCCGTACATGACCAGTTTTATGGTGATAGGACCGGTACGCTACAAGACCCATTTGGTCATATATGGATCATTGGTACACACAAAGAAGATGTTAGTGACGAAGAGTTAAATAATCGAATCGGGAATATAACAAATCAAGAGCAAGACGCATAACTAGCATGCTAATTAGATTTATGTACCTTCCTAATTACGTTGACGGCTTTAATGAAAGGCTTGTAGCTTTTGCTTCAGCTTAACTAGGTTTTACCTTGTTATCGACATGGTTTTCTTACCTAAACGTAGCTCACTTAGTAAAGCGAATTAGTATAAATTACTAGTTAAATTTTAGGCATAAAAAAACCTCAGCCAATAATTAGCTGAGGTTCAAAAAGTGGTACCAGCGGCCGGACTCGAACCGGCACTCCTTTCGGAAGGGGATTTTGAATCCCCCATGTCTACCAATTTCATCACGCTGGCATAATTTTTCTTTAATCTTTTAAGCATAAAAAGATAAAGAAAAACCACTTAAAATAAAAAGGATACTTATATACCTCTTATTCTGTATCCGCATTATACAAACAATAGAGTATGCAGCAAGCATTTTCTTTTGTTTGTAATAACAACTGATTGATAATTAATCGTTTTTGGTTGCGGTTAAGGCATCAAACACTAAACTAGTTTTTATAATGGAAAAACGTATCGATTATGTACTTCAAACTTTAACCTGCCCTAATACTTTATGTTATTAGTTTTTTAAGTTTTATATATCAAAACGTATACCCGCAAATACCCGCAAACTCTTGTTAAAATTAATTATACCGGTAACAAAATAGTTGCTACAGCACCTAAGTCATTACTTTTGTTTACTAAACTTAAACTGCCGTTATGTTGTTCAATCACGTTACGGCAAAAACTGAGACCAATGCCCTGGCCTTGTTGTTTAGTAGTGTAAAACGGCACAAATATATTATCTGGGTTTGCAAGGCCATGTCCGTGGTCAGAGATGGTAATGCAGTTCACCGAGTTTTGAGTGCTGATTTTCAATGCTATTTTAACCGGGCTGGAGCTGGCTTCTATGGCGTTTTTTATCAGGTTAATAATTACTTGATTTAAAAATGTACGATCGGCATTAAAAGTTGAGCAGTTAATGCTACGAGCAAACTCAACATCAGGGTAAATAGCGCACACTTGATTAAAAAAAACCTTACTATCTATAGTAACAATGTTGAGTGAAAGGGCTTTATTTATATCACCGTAGCGGGTTACAAACTCATTTAGGTGATTACAACGCTCACTTATTACGTTTAACGCTTGTGCCTGACGTGGCTCGGTAAGCTTTACCGCGAGGTTTTCGGCCATACCAATCACCGGAGTAAGCGAATTACGAATTTCGTGGCCGAGTACGCGAATTATTTGCTGCCATGCTTGTAGTTGGTTTTCGCGAAGAGCAGAGGTGATATTAATCATTACAATAAGTTGATGGCAACTGCCTTGCTCTATAAATTCACTGTGGCGTATTTGCCATTGTTGCGCAGTAATCGCATCGCTAAGTTGCCAATGAGCATCATGCTTTATAAGCCCTAATGTCTCTGCGCTTGAGTAGCGCATAGTTTGCCATGGTGTATTTTTAAATTCGCTATATGCGTTGTTGGCATAGCTCAGCTTATTGCTTTGATCGAGCACCATTATTGGTACATTAAAGTGCTCAATTAGCTGATATACCAAAAATACATGCTGATCATAACGTGATTTCTTTTTAAATAACTCTTCACTTAAAGTAATTAAGCTTTGCTGCAATCGGTTGATGCTTCCGCCTTGGTAGCTCGGTTTAACGAGTTGGTTGTAGTCCTCATTCAAAATAGCATCTAGGTGAGCATGGTTACGATTAAAGCTACTTATAACTTTGTTATAAGTACTCATAAATAACTTAAAATAAATAACTAAAAATAGCACTGCAATTGCGACTGAAGTTGCGGTCGACAAGGTAAAGTATTGGCT of Pseudoalteromonas arctica A 37-1-2 contains these proteins:
- the dps gene encoding DNA starvation/stationary phase protection protein Dps, whose translation is MSNNNESNKTTKFTAPGMSDESAQKTIATLDNRMVALIDLQLTLKHIHWNVVGPNFIGVHEMIDPQVDIVREMTDTIAERIATLGGVPVGTPKSIVDRRTWNEYSVGKGLVTEHLAALDKVYNGVNGDHRKAIETLSELDPVSEDMITSQLADLEQFQWFIRAHLESSTGELKS
- a CDS encoding DUF2237 family protein, which codes for MANQFNVLGTRLKLCCGNGGYTREGFCYVPESDLGNHSVCAIMTDEFLKFSKSQGNDLISPNPLYDFEGLKAGDKWCLCALRWLHAISANVAPPVVLEATNKKSLEIVSLDVLKAHEYIAKV
- the gss gene encoding bifunctional glutathionylspermidine amidase/synthase, whose translation is MKSSAPASDFGTLLGYAPGNVAVYSSDYDTADESIYPNRSAYRSYLDGIYMGYKWQCVEFARRWMYLNHSYIFDDIAMAYDIFELRSVRDVNSQNRLPLNAFKNGAKYHPQVGSLLIWEEGGEFEETGHVAVVVEVHEDKIRLAEQNVGHQIWPKDQSWCRELKAKVTKDGDYWIECSYSDATILGWMTQTDETEYAEPTSELNTDLFIIKAHKAVDTGQANKSWLNIANDDEAAYVEMMQGHKLTSVAEDQHNYFAISQTAQQSIEHATNELHGLFMHATDYVLQHPELLKKFNLPDVVINKIRQSWDNRLNQLITSRFDFALTAAGLKVYEYNCDSASCYMESGKVQGKWAKHFGVKTGVDAGQNLFKDLVKAWRKSEVKGLVHILQDDEPEEHYHALFMKEAIEAAGFECKLVIGLSTLRWNESGNIVDEDGAQLSYVWKTWSWETALDQIREECEADQSLGDNFEPQFKAGETPRLVDVLLRKNVMVFEPLWTLIPSNKAILPILWSLFPNHKYLLNTAFELNDELLQTGYVVKPIVGRCGANIQLVDEQQQVIEKTMGHFAEQDQIYQQLFALPKVDDYFVQICSFTAAGKYSGGGVRVDKSMIINGHSDCMALRIK
- a CDS encoding mechanosensitive ion channel family protein; the protein is MEDIINNIDINQYLPAAITWATNILLAIAILLAGLWLAGKVRNLIIGLCHKYTHLDDTLFRFLGSMARYIILAFVIIAVLNRFGVQTASIIALLGAAGLAIGLALQGAMSNLAAGVMLLVFRPYKVNDFIEAAGRFGKVTEVDMFTTILQTFDNQQVIIPNSQIWGAQIINHSHHPIRGVDMHFGVAYGEDTTAVRKVIDAVLAAHPHILKDPAPFVEVETLNNSSVDFLVRPFCKGEHYFDILYTVPELIKKALDENNIEIPFPHRKVILVNESKD
- a CDS encoding catalase gives rise to the protein MAESFKYAGNKGHGGELHQKASDEHPTMTTAQGCPVSDDQNSLRAGKRGPGLLEDHIMREKIFHFDHERIPERVVHARGYGAHGYFETYDTLEDLTCADIFQRKGEKTPVFTRFSTVAGNKGSPDLARDVRGFAVKFYTQEGNWDLVGNNIPVFFIQDAMKFPDLVHSAKAEPDRGFPQAQTAHDNFWDFVSLSPESMHMVMWAMSDRAIPRSLRFMEGFGVHTFKFINAKGEEKFVKFHWKPKGGMQSVVWNEALKLNGADPDFHRRDMWESIGNGDFPEWELGVQVFDQQFADEFEFDVFDATKLIPEEQVPVQIVGRMVLDRVVDNFFAETEQVAFCTQNIVPGLDFTPDPLLQGRNFSYLDTQTKRLGGPNFTHIPVNAPKCPMRHFQQDGHMAMQNPKGRVNYEPNSWSAGENNPRECPVHGFKSSSEQMSGDKLRYRSDTFSDHYSQARQFYLSQTEVEQAHIQSAYVFELSKVEHLPIRERLVSHLLNIDETLANKVAEGLGLQEMPDPAEAAMPTRKDLPVSDALSILKNAPNTFKGRKLGVLVSDGFNVDIFESVINALKSEGANFEIIAPQVGGAKCSKGKHFEADQVINGGPSVLYDAVFVLTTEEGAEKLAAIAEAKDFVSDAYAHMKYIGFTSEAKPLFKAAGLDEKADDGWIDLEAHSADKFINTLRNLRYWKR
- a CDS encoding GFA family protein; translation: MKLNGACHCGKVVFTVNSKHPYPYNLCYCSICRKTAGSGGFVINLNAQFSTLEVTGREHITIYHAKIGDKISPAERHFCKHCSANLWLYDARWPEQVHPFAGAIDSELPIPPERTHLMLGSKANWVNAPINEGDKQFEEYPDESIAAWHKRLNLEK
- a CDS encoding VOC family protein, which codes for MAVSAIPKGFHSVTPYLIMNDAQKAIDFYCDAFSAEHVMQMPLPDGGIAHAEIIIGDSHIMLSDNGSEEHLKSPKELGGTALSLMLYVEDVDTVFKKAIELGATEIRPVHDQFYGDRTGTLQDPFGHIWIIGTHKEDVSDEELNNRIGNITNQEQDA
- a CDS encoding sensor histidine kinase, whose translation is MKARWLFSSSLERSLVSFAVLSGCLSAIGCYFISQYFTLSTATSVAIAVLFLVIYFKLFMSTYNKVISSFNRNHAHLDAILNEDYNQLVKPSYQGGSINRLQQSLITLSEELFKKKSRYDQHVFLVYQLIEHFNVPIMVLDQSNKLSYANNAYSEFKNTPWQTMRYSSAETLGLIKHDAHWQLSDAITAQQWQIRHSEFIEQGSCHQLIVMINITSALRENQLQAWQQIIRVLGHEIRNSLTPVIGMAENLAVKLTEPRQAQALNVISERCNHLNEFVTRYGDINKALSLNIVTIDSKVFFNQVCAIYPDVEFARSINCSTFNADRTFLNQVIINLIKNAIEASSSPVKIALKISTQNSVNCITISDHGHGLANPDNIFVPFYTTKQQGQGIGLSFCRNVIEQHNGSLSLVNKSNDLGAVATILLPV